The following are encoded in a window of Halorarum salinum genomic DNA:
- a CDS encoding Bug family tripartite tricarboxylate transporter substrate binding protein produces MVLDDSSKLVNRRRFVKYTGGSSIAALAGCLGGGGDDNGDGNGDGNGGGNGGGDDFPSDTFNTIVPYAEGGGSDAYARHFTAELADITGTDYQVENLPGAGATRGMTVLHDRPANGYHMGLASPPASGLMTYLLEPDRLDWDYSDFSGLAVVGRSTTIVTANPDLGIEDYEDLAERVRSGEFTTTGGPGLGGIEHVAYVFMKENHDMPIEDFVAYDGCGPTQQAVASGEIPFGICSEPSAQPFIESGDVEPIADITTSGGLISDIPSVADFGYADMDSFGYPTRCLLGPPGVPEERREALSQAFKEATETESTQQWEEETGNAVLWGDHEEAEQAWKGAIESIPEEVNLDAVREDMQE; encoded by the coding sequence ATGGTGTTAGATGACAGCAGTAAACTGGTAAACCGGCGACGATTCGTCAAATATACAGGAGGAAGCTCGATAGCGGCTCTAGCGGGATGTCTCGGCGGCGGTGGCGACGATAACGGCGACGGAAACGGCGACGGAAACGGCGGCGGAAACGGCGGCGGCGACGATTTCCCGTCCGATACCTTCAACACAATCGTACCGTACGCCGAAGGTGGTGGGTCGGATGCGTACGCGCGACACTTCACAGCCGAGCTCGCGGACATAACTGGCACCGATTATCAAGTAGAGAACCTCCCTGGAGCGGGTGCCACGCGAGGGATGACGGTCCTCCACGACAGACCCGCTAACGGATATCACATGGGCCTCGCGTCGCCACCGGCATCGGGACTGATGACGTACCTTCTGGAACCCGACCGGCTGGATTGGGATTACAGTGACTTCTCCGGACTCGCCGTCGTGGGACGAAGTACCACGATCGTCACGGCGAATCCAGATCTCGGTATCGAAGATTACGAGGACCTCGCCGAAAGGGTTCGGTCCGGGGAATTTACGACGACCGGCGGTCCAGGTCTCGGAGGAATCGAACACGTGGCCTACGTGTTCATGAAAGAGAACCACGACATGCCGATCGAAGATTTCGTCGCATACGACGGCTGTGGGCCGACCCAGCAGGCCGTAGCATCCGGTGAAATTCCCTTCGGCATCTGTTCGGAGCCCTCGGCGCAACCGTTTATCGAGAGCGGAGACGTAGAGCCCATCGCGGATATCACAACGAGTGGCGGCCTCATCAGCGATATCCCGTCGGTCGCAGATTTCGGATACGCTGATATGGACTCCTTCGGATATCCGACGCGGTGTCTCTTGGGTCCGCCGGGCGTCCCCGAAGAGCGGCGCGAGGCTCTCTCCCAAGCTTTCAAGGAGGCCACTGAGACGGAAAGCACCCAGCAGTGGGAGGAAGAAACCGGCAACGCCGTGCTGTGGGGAGACCACGAAGAAGCCGAACAGGCTTGGAAAGGAGCCATTGAGTCGATCCCCGAAGAAGTCAATCTGGATGCCGTGCGAGAAGACATGCAAGAGTAA
- a CDS encoding tripartite tricarboxylate transporter permease: MLENIIQGIEIVISYPTYLFVIVGLVLGIIIGAIPGIGPIIGMAILLPLTAPLEGVNVIIMFIMIYLGGMYGGSIAAILINTPGTAGAAATTFDGYPMSKKGRAKDALAISAVASSAGGIISLVILFLVLPIVTTIVLAFGSPEYFLIALLGIVMITIVAEGALLKGLTVGSFGLLITTVGVAPMTLDFRYPIHGALYDGISFVAVLIGLFAISEMLQLAGKQGTIASENEGGGVSGSIWDGALEVVRRPFTVLKSGLIGMSIGAIPGAGGSVSNFIAYAETLRSDKNPDSFGDGNPRGVMSSEASNSATVAGSLIPTLSFGIPGSGTTAVLLGALILHGIQPGPSLFAENIQITYSFLFALVLGNLLILTLGLTIITKAGIITRIDVNQIIPLVIILAVYGAINLRINFIDIVTLLLFGVIGFYMVKHDYSIIALVLGVVLGRIAEANLYRSLQLSGGELSIFVSPSQPLSLLLTISIVLLLFLPITLPYIRKISTNYI, translated from the coding sequence ATGTTAGAAAACATTATTCAAGGAATAGAAATAGTTATCAGTTATCCGACGTACTTATTCGTGATAGTCGGTCTCGTACTTGGCATAATTATCGGTGCAATTCCGGGCATTGGACCGATTATTGGAATGGCCATCTTGCTGCCGCTCACGGCACCCCTAGAAGGCGTCAATGTGATCATCATGTTCATCATGATCTATCTCGGCGGCATGTATGGGGGAAGCATCGCTGCCATCCTGATCAACACTCCAGGGACGGCAGGAGCGGCAGCTACGACGTTCGACGGGTATCCGATGTCGAAGAAAGGGAGGGCGAAAGACGCGTTAGCGATTTCTGCCGTAGCATCTTCGGCAGGAGGGATCATTTCCCTCGTTATCTTGTTCTTGGTGCTGCCAATCGTGACGACGATCGTGTTGGCGTTTGGCTCCCCGGAGTACTTCTTGATCGCCCTTCTTGGTATCGTGATGATCACTATCGTCGCCGAAGGTGCTCTGTTGAAGGGGTTGACAGTCGGAAGTTTTGGATTACTGATAACCACCGTCGGAGTAGCCCCGATGACTCTCGATTTCCGATATCCAATTCACGGTGCATTGTACGACGGCATCAGTTTCGTCGCGGTACTGATCGGACTGTTCGCTATATCCGAGATGCTTCAATTAGCTGGGAAGCAGGGGACGATCGCCAGCGAGAACGAAGGCGGTGGGGTGAGCGGATCGATTTGGGACGGGGCGTTGGAGGTCGTGAGACGTCCGTTCACCGTACTCAAATCAGGATTGATAGGGATGTCCATCGGGGCGATCCCCGGAGCAGGAGGGTCTGTTTCTAACTTTATAGCATACGCAGAGACCTTACGGAGTGATAAAAATCCGGATTCGTTCGGGGATGGAAATCCGAGAGGAGTGATGTCCTCCGAAGCGTCCAACAGCGCTACGGTTGCGGGGTCGCTCATTCCAACGTTATCGTTCGGAATCCCCGGCAGTGGTACGACTGCCGTCCTGCTAGGGGCGCTTATTCTTCACGGGATACAGCCGGGTCCCAGTTTGTTCGCAGAAAACATACAAATTACGTATAGCTTCTTGTTCGCTCTAGTCCTCGGGAACCTTCTCATATTGACACTGGGTCTGACAATCATCACAAAAGCGGGAATCATAACACGGATTGATGTTAATCAGATCATCCCGCTCGTGATAATTCTCGCGGTGTACGGAGCGATCAACCTTCGAATTAACTTCATCGACATAGTGACACTGCTCCTGTTCGGCGTGATCGGATTTTACATGGTCAAACACGATTACTCTATCATTGCTCTCGTGTTGGGAGTAGTGTTGGGACGAATAGCTGAAGCGAACCTCTACAGGTCATTACAACTCTCCGGTGGAGAGCTCTCGATTTTTGTTAGCCCCTCTCAGCCGTTATCGCTGTTGTTAACAATATCGATTGTGTTGTTGTTATTCCTCCCGATTACGCTCCCATATATAAGGAAAATTAGCACAAATTACATATAA
- a CDS encoding dihydrolipoamide acetyltransferase family protein, translating to MEKGTVIKWLVETGNAVDSGDPVVVVESDKTSFKLCAEESGQLLDKAVTETETVPVGTLLGRIGTPNEIDDTLDQVGPEVGSSANPIGGPPSGGTTEDEDDDRSIVRATPSARKLAREHGLELETVAATVGKRRLDRDDVLALLDKRPTNVSRGEDMKSTSVSPNRAKERDPPDEVQEGEKRMSHQGNTPERDNRSRGKNTGERKNAVLASPRARVVAEEYGVDLSVVAERLDEDELRESDVKAYVRQYAAFEDHTSIQSQRDSQRSAPSIAETVPIEGPREVMFEQMGRAAGEYANTTTMIRVDVTDLVELRVRLSEAWTVDLSYTAFVVRAVADALSSEEYRLLNASISDQTIDTYSDINVGIAVNTDRGLLVPTIYHADEITIRDLSEEIDELATAAREGRLDPVELQNGTFSVSNAGQLGAYLNTPQIRPPQTAVLGMCTIFEDAGIVEGEIEPRKFMHLTLTYDHRVVEGATAVSFLQELQSSIESPESLLS from the coding sequence ATGGAGAAAGGGACCGTCATCAAGTGGCTCGTCGAAACCGGTAATGCCGTTGATTCTGGGGATCCCGTGGTCGTCGTCGAATCTGACAAGACGTCGTTCAAATTGTGTGCTGAAGAGAGCGGACAGTTGCTCGACAAAGCGGTTACAGAAACCGAGACGGTTCCGGTCGGAACCCTCCTGGGCCGTATCGGGACCCCCAATGAGATAGACGATACCCTTGATCAGGTCGGACCGGAAGTCGGGAGTTCCGCAAACCCGATCGGAGGACCGCCATCCGGGGGTACGACAGAGGATGAAGATGACGACCGGTCGATCGTCAGGGCGACGCCCAGTGCTCGTAAGTTAGCACGTGAGCACGGCCTCGAACTCGAAACCGTGGCTGCTACGGTAGGGAAACGCCGATTGGATCGTGACGACGTTTTGGCCTTGCTCGACAAACGCCCTACTAACGTATCACGGGGCGAAGACATGAAATCGACATCTGTCTCTCCAAACCGGGCGAAAGAACGAGACCCACCTGACGAAGTGCAGGAAGGAGAGAAGCGAATGTCCCACCAGGGTAACACGCCGGAACGCGATAACCGATCTAGAGGAAAGAACACGGGCGAGCGGAAGAACGCCGTACTCGCTTCGCCACGAGCGAGAGTCGTTGCGGAGGAATATGGCGTCGATTTATCGGTCGTAGCGGAACGACTCGACGAGGATGAACTCCGAGAATCCGACGTGAAGGCGTACGTTCGACAGTACGCTGCGTTTGAGGACCATACCAGCATCCAATCCCAGCGTGACAGCCAGCGCAGTGCTCCCAGCATCGCTGAAACCGTACCGATCGAAGGGCCAAGAGAGGTCATGTTCGAACAAATGGGTCGTGCAGCAGGAGAATACGCGAACACTACGACGATGATCCGCGTCGACGTCACCGATCTCGTCGAGTTACGTGTTCGACTTTCCGAGGCATGGACAGTGGATCTATCGTACACTGCATTCGTCGTCCGGGCAGTAGCCGACGCTCTCTCGTCCGAGGAGTACCGACTTCTCAACGCTTCAATCTCGGATCAAACTATCGACACCTACAGTGATATCAACGTCGGCATCGCCGTGAATACCGATCGAGGACTTCTCGTCCCGACTATTTACCATGCCGACGAGATAACCATTAGGGATTTGAGCGAAGAGATCGATGAACTCGCCACAGCCGCTCGAGAGGGACGTCTCGATCCGGTCGAATTACAGAACGGAACGTTTTCCGTTTCGAACGCTGGCCAACTCGGGGCCTACCTCAATACCCCACAGATCCGGCCGCCACAAACTGCCGTCCTTGGAATGTGTACGATTTTTGAAGACGCTGGCATTGTAGAGGGCGAGATCGAACCTCGAAAGTTCATGCATCTTACGCTCACCTACGACCATCGTGTCGTCGAAGGTGCGACTGCCGTGAGCTTTTTGCAAGAGCTTCAATCGAGCATCGAGAGTCCGGAGTCGCTCCTCTCTTGA
- a CDS encoding alpha-ketoacid dehydrogenase subunit beta — MTELSAIEALNIALREELERDERVFVYGEDVGEYGGLFQVTAGLQDKFGEDRVFDTPLSETALGGTAVGAALSGARPVVEIMFGDFTSIIADHLINYAAKMHFNYADDTSVPLVVRTTYGAGDQFGLHHSQSPVSWFQNVPGLKLVAPATPREYRALLKAAIRDNDPVVFLENKRQYDIKGDVPEEPETFPLCRSEIVRYGEDATVVAIGGMVREALAAAENLEKNGIYVEVINPRTLVPLDIAPIVGSVQKTNALATVHEAPIFGGIGGEIAAQIAENALFYLDAPITRIGAPFTPVPFAENLEDYYLPDATDIESSLRDILE, encoded by the coding sequence ATGACTGAACTCTCGGCCATCGAGGCGCTGAACATAGCACTCCGGGAAGAACTCGAGCGAGACGAACGCGTCTTCGTTTATGGAGAAGACGTTGGAGAGTATGGAGGGCTCTTTCAGGTCACTGCGGGTCTTCAGGATAAGTTCGGAGAAGATCGCGTATTTGACACTCCGCTGTCAGAAACCGCTCTCGGTGGGACTGCGGTTGGAGCCGCGTTGTCAGGAGCTCGTCCGGTCGTCGAAATCATGTTCGGCGATTTCACGTCGATCATCGCCGACCACCTAATCAACTATGCTGCGAAGATGCACTTCAACTACGCCGACGACACGAGTGTCCCCTTGGTCGTTCGAACCACCTACGGCGCTGGCGATCAGTTCGGTCTTCACCACAGTCAGAGTCCGGTGAGCTGGTTTCAGAACGTTCCGGGATTGAAACTCGTAGCACCCGCGACGCCGCGAGAGTATCGGGCATTGCTAAAGGCTGCTATTCGCGATAACGATCCAGTTGTCTTCCTGGAAAATAAACGTCAGTACGACATCAAAGGCGATGTCCCCGAAGAGCCGGAGACGTTCCCGCTCTGTAGATCGGAAATCGTCCGATACGGCGAGGATGCGACGGTCGTCGCAATCGGCGGTATGGTGCGCGAAGCTCTTGCGGCTGCTGAAAACTTGGAGAAGAACGGAATCTACGTGGAGGTCATAAATCCCCGTACGTTGGTTCCGCTGGATATCGCCCCGATCGTCGGCTCGGTCCAAAAGACCAACGCTCTCGCGACCGTCCACGAGGCGCCTATATTCGGTGGAATCGGAGGGGAGATCGCGGCTCAAATTGCGGAGAACGCACTTTTCTACCTGGATGCCCCGATAACCAGGATCGGTGCGCCGTTCACGCCGGTTCCGTTCGCGGAGAACCTCGAAGACTATTATCTCCCCGACGCCACCGACATTGAGTCGTCCCTTCGCGATATCCTTGAGTAA
- a CDS encoding thiamine pyrophosphate-dependent dehydrogenase E1 component subunit alpha has product MESLLLTRRCEEKALKIHELEGVPELPHLSIGQEAVGVGATAAVAKTDFVAPSLRTRAAILMRMPLDTVVAGMFGTEAGPSSGRTTQHHVGSTEHRILGTTGLVGSHLNTAVGVGLTSKLLDRKFVSLVFFGDGTTTRGEFHTALNFASVFQLPVVFVIENNQWTEATPVEKITPVDDLVDFIGSYLPKRIVDGQDADEVAEATEEAANRARNGEGPTLIEAKTFRYRPHAEIMQDQRDSDQLERWKERDPVDIYRSRLLEADIVDETWIRDTDEQIRQQVDEAFEAAQEDSLPEEEAMYHVYSDADVGPEGTVTDD; this is encoded by the coding sequence ATGGAGTCTCTTCTCTTGACGCGCCGGTGCGAAGAGAAGGCTCTTAAGATACACGAACTGGAGGGGGTACCGGAACTCCCCCATCTCAGTATCGGACAGGAGGCCGTCGGCGTCGGTGCTACTGCGGCAGTCGCCAAGACGGATTTCGTAGCACCGTCCCTCCGTACCCGCGCCGCTATTCTGATGCGTATGCCGCTCGATACGGTCGTCGCCGGCATGTTCGGAACTGAAGCGGGACCTTCTTCCGGACGAACGACTCAGCACCACGTCGGGTCTACGGAACACCGGATTCTCGGTACGACTGGTTTGGTCGGAAGCCATCTCAACACGGCTGTCGGTGTGGGGTTGACAAGTAAATTGCTTGACCGTAAGTTCGTTTCGTTGGTATTCTTCGGAGACGGCACGACCACTCGCGGTGAGTTCCACACGGCGTTGAACTTTGCGTCGGTCTTCCAACTCCCCGTCGTTTTCGTGATCGAGAACAACCAATGGACGGAAGCGACACCTGTCGAAAAGATTACGCCAGTGGACGATCTCGTCGATTTCATCGGATCGTATCTCCCGAAACGAATCGTCGACGGCCAGGACGCAGACGAAGTGGCCGAGGCAACGGAGGAGGCAGCCAACCGGGCGAGGAACGGCGAGGGACCCACCTTGATTGAGGCCAAAACGTTCCGCTACCGTCCGCACGCCGAGATAATGCAGGATCAGCGAGATAGCGATCAACTAGAACGGTGGAAAGAACGGGACCCCGTCGATATCTATCGATCCCGATTACTCGAAGCTGATATCGTCGACGAGACGTGGATCCGGGATACGGACGAACAAATCCGACAGCAGGTGGACGAGGCTTTCGAAGCAGCTCAGGAAGACTCGCTTCCCGAGGAAGAGGCCATGTACCACGTTTACAGTGATGCAGACGTCGGTCCGGAGGGAACTGTAACCGATGACTGA